TTCGAAGAGTAGAAGCTACCAGGAGGGAATTCACTGATCGTTTTACATACTTCAACCAATGCTTTCATCTCTGAAGCAACGTAGTAGTTGCCGTGCTCATCGTAACCTTGGTAAAGCGGGATAATACCAATATGGTCGCGGCCCACTAGGTACTCGTCTTTCTCTTCGTCGTATAAAACGAATGCGAAAATACCGTTAAGTTCTTCTAGAAGGTCTGCACCCATCTCTTGGTAAAGCGCTAGGATAACTTCACAGTCAGAATCAGTCTGGAACTGGTACTTATCTTCATAGCGTGCGCGAAGTTCTTTGTGGTTATAAATTTCACCGTTCACTGCAAGAATGTGCTTTTTGTCTTGGCTGTATAGTGGTTGAGCACCACTGTTCAAGCCAACAATAGCAAGACGTTCATGAGCAAGGATTGCTTTTTCACCTGCATAGATACCAGACCAGTCCGGACCACGGTGACGAAGCTTTTTAGACATTTCTAAAGCAATAGGGCGAAGTGCTGCGGCATCACTTTTAATGTCGAGAATGCCAAATACTGAACACATAGAACTTCCTTTTAAATAATTTCCAAATCAACTGCATTCAATTTGCCATTCTGGCTAAAAAAAGCAACCGGATATGAGCAAAAAAATAATATAAAGGGTGTTATGTTAGAAATTATCTAATTTTTATGTGTTTTTGATGTGTGACGTTTAATTGCGGTTGGTTTTTTAAACAAAAACCTCTCAAAAGTGCGAAAAATAGGCAGTTTTGAGAGGTTTAGTTGAATACAGTTTAATGCTAGATTTTATTGATATTTGGATTTAACTGCTCGCAAACGTGGCGAGCAAAACCACTACCAGCCTCGCTGTAAATGTTAAATGCCGCATCAACGCCATTCTCTTTCAGTGTTTCGAGCTGATCTGGATATTCAGCAATAGCCGCAATCTGGCCTTTAAAGTTACGTGACTTCAGTTGTTCTAAAGCGGTTTGATTACCTTGGTGGTGAGGCATTGCCAAAATTACCAGTTTTACGTTTGCTGTATCTAAGATTCGTTCCCAAAAATCTGGGTCTGTCGCATCGCCAGAAATCACGTTTCTGCCATGGCTTCGGTGGTTGTGCGCGGCTTCTTCACGAACTTCGACCCCTAGGCTGACTTTACCATAGCGAGAACGTAATTCGTCATAAGCACCAGTACCAATTCGGCCCATACCAAGAATAAGTACTTGGGCACGACCTGGGTCAATTCGCTTATCACGTCGGTGAAGCTTTTCTGACGCATGCTCTTTCAGCCATTTACCTGACTGCTGATAGAGTTTGTGACCTGCTCGGTTTAAAGGTGCAGCGATTAAGAATGACAGTGAAACCGCAATGGCGACGGCAACTAAGATATCACCAGACATCCAACCCATCTTGAAGGCGAGGCCACCAACGATGAGGCCAAATTCGCTGTAATTAAATAGTGATAGAGAGGCGAGTAGAGATGTTCGAACACGGAACTTGAAACGGTTAAGCACTAAGAAGTAGAGAACCCCTTTCACTGGCAGCATCAGTAAGAACAAAACTGCAAGCATAAAGCCTTGAATGGTTGGTTGCTCTGACAAACCAATGTTCAAGAAGAAACAGACAAGGAAAAGTTCTTTAAGGTTAAACAGCGATTTTGATAATTCTGAGGCTTTTGGGTGACCAGCCAGTAACATACCTAGAACAAGAGCACCCAGGTCTGGTTTAACACCAACCAAATGGAATAAACCAGCACCGACGACTAATGCGAAGAAGATGCCGGATAGAACTAGCATCTCACCATGACCAACCCAATCGAGCACTTTGTAGAACAGTGGACGTAATAAGGGCAGGGCAAATAGAGCAATCGCATACCACTCAGGTATTTTGCCCGTAGAAGCCGTTAGGAATACTACGGCGAAGATATCCTGCATGACCAAGATACCAATCGCCAACGTTCCGTAGGTCGCATTCATTTCGCCTTTCTCTTGCAGAGTCTTAACCGCAAATACGGTACTAGAGAATGAAAGAGCAAAACCGAGCAGAACGATCTGTTCTACCGACATGGCGGCTAGCGATGAAATACCTAAGAATTTAAAACCAAACAGGGCGACGGCGAAAAACAGAGTGGATAAAAGGTTGTGGATTGTCGCGCCAGCCCAGATCTCCTTAGAGAGTAGGGTTTTTATGTCGAGTTTTAAGCCGATAGTAAATAGAAGCAGCGTGACACCAAGGTCAGCCAAAGTAATGATGGTGTCATTGGTTTCAAAGCCAAAGGCAAAAAGCCCAAAGCCTGCAACCAAAAAACCAACTAATGGGGGAAGGTGACACTTTAAAGCAATAAATCCTGCGATAAACGCAGTGGATATTAATATAAGTTCCATAACTTGTTGTTGTAGTTCCCTAGCTTAAAAAAACGGGCCGTGTTCATACAAACACGGCCCGCGGAAAATCAGAATTGTTTTTCTTTAGTCTTCGAGAAGCTTTTGAAGCAACACACCGTTGAGCATAGCGCGCTTGATCATTGCAAAAGCTCCCATCGTAGGATGTTTATCGATCTGTGATGCTACAATAGGCAAGCCGCTATGGAAAGTCGTTAACGACTGATTCTCTACATTGCGCTTAATTGCAGGGAAAACAATCTCTT
This region of Vibrio sp. BS-M-Sm-2 genomic DNA includes:
- a CDS encoding cation:proton antiporter family protein, whose product is MELILISTAFIAGFIALKCHLPPLVGFLVAGFGLFAFGFETNDTIITLADLGVTLLLFTIGLKLDIKTLLSKEIWAGATIHNLLSTLFFAVALFGFKFLGISSLAAMSVEQIVLLGFALSFSSTVFAVKTLQEKGEMNATYGTLAIGILVMQDIFAVVFLTASTGKIPEWYAIALFALPLLRPLFYKVLDWVGHGEMLVLSGIFFALVVGAGLFHLVGVKPDLGALVLGMLLAGHPKASELSKSLFNLKELFLVCFFLNIGLSEQPTIQGFMLAVLFLLMLPVKGVLYFLVLNRFKFRVRTSLLASLSLFNYSEFGLIVGGLAFKMGWMSGDILVAVAIAVSLSFLIAAPLNRAGHKLYQQSGKWLKEHASEKLHRRDKRIDPGRAQVLILGMGRIGTGAYDELRSRYGKVSLGVEVREEAAHNHRSHGRNVISGDATDPDFWERILDTANVKLVILAMPHHQGNQTALEQLKSRNFKGQIAAIAEYPDQLETLKENGVDAAFNIYSEAGSGFARHVCEQLNPNINKI